A genome region from Methanobacterium subterraneum includes the following:
- a CDS encoding archaetidylserine synthase, with amino-acid sequence MAAADLVSLANASSGFLAVVMMATGDLILAAKFMLLAVIFDSVDGWVARKTNRVDEHGFGVNMDSLSDVISFGVAPGMLLFYACQSFFIPYINILVSLLIVICGILRLSRFNVLADSSDVPGGDKFVGLPIPTTALILGSFYISGIFRMDLALIIMAVVAMLMISTIEYPKFRGLMLMAGGGVLIIGTILPQNISSSIAYLPAKLLFIFTLIYVIIVPLMELYGRLHRSGPHVR; translated from the coding sequence ATGGCTGCTGCTGACTTAGTTTCACTGGCTAATGCTTCTTCAGGGTTCTTGGCAGTGGTAATGATGGCCACCGGGGACCTGATCCTGGCAGCCAAGTTCATGCTCCTGGCGGTGATCTTTGACTCTGTAGATGGGTGGGTGGCCCGAAAAACTAATCGAGTTGATGAACATGGTTTCGGCGTTAACATGGACTCACTTTCGGATGTGATCTCATTCGGTGTTGCCCCGGGAATGCTTTTGTTTTATGCGTGCCAGTCGTTTTTCATACCATACATTAATATACTAGTATCACTCCTAATAGTTATATGTGGAATATTAAGACTCTCCAGGTTCAATGTACTTGCAGATTCAAGTGATGTTCCAGGTGGAGATAAATTCGTGGGACTACCCATACCTACCACTGCACTGATCCTAGGATCATTCTACATCTCAGGTATATTCCGAATGGACCTTGCATTAATCATCATGGCAGTGGTTGCGATGCTTATGATAAGCACAATTGAGTATCCTAAATTTAGGGGGTTGATGTTGATGGCTGGTGGCGGTGTATTGATCATTGGAACAATTTTGCCCCAGAACATTTCTTCATCAATTGCTTATCTTCCCGCAAAGCTTTTATTCATCTTCACGTTAATATATGTAATAATAGTGCCTCTCATGGAATTATACGGTAGGCTTCATAGAAGTGGTCCACATGTTAGATAA
- a CDS encoding rod shape-determining protein has protein sequence MFSFLGKKEEVEEEKKQALSNTLGIDLGTLNTVVARPSGDKFDLFKIPSVVAVKKEDPGYVLAVGEEAKAMLGRTPEDIIAVRPLRQGVIESIAQAESLLLYSMDLGSGDDTASIDRIVVGIPGDASEVEKKAVEDIGKKAGANYVLVISEGLAAAIGAGLPIAEASGTMVIDIGAGSSDVVVISLGGITDIETIRSGGDDIDSNIVEKVKELYNVEIGIHEAEKAKIEVGMVHSENDGENGKTEVIGKSMETNKPEKVEINSTLVADAAEPIIVKLVEALAKVLERMSPELISGVYNKTVVVGGTSQLKGLKERIYEEVGVPVEISDDPMTVVAKGTAIVAAEPRALEPEVRLKAMK, from the coding sequence ATGTTCAGTTTTTTAGGTAAAAAAGAGGAAGTAGAAGAGGAAAAAAAACAAGCTTTGTCCAACACTTTGGGCATAGACTTGGGAACCCTTAACACAGTGGTGGCCCGGCCATCCGGAGATAAATTCGACTTATTCAAAATACCATCGGTAGTAGCTGTTAAGAAAGAAGACCCTGGTTATGTTCTAGCAGTTGGTGAAGAAGCCAAAGCAATGCTCGGAAGAACTCCCGAGGATATCATTGCAGTAAGACCACTAAGGCAAGGGGTTATTGAAAGTATTGCCCAGGCAGAGTCACTGCTATTGTATTCCATGGATCTTGGTTCCGGTGATGATACTGCCAGCATTGACCGCATTGTTGTGGGTATCCCTGGAGACGCTTCTGAAGTGGAAAAAAAAGCTGTAGAAGATATTGGAAAAAAAGCTGGGGCTAATTATGTTCTGGTAATAAGTGAAGGACTGGCAGCAGCAATAGGCGCAGGCCTCCCAATAGCCGAAGCATCCGGTACCATGGTCATTGATATAGGTGCTGGATCCAGTGATGTGGTGGTTATATCCCTGGGTGGGATAACTGATATTGAAACCATACGCAGTGGTGGAGACGACATCGATTCCAACATCGTGGAAAAAGTCAAGGAACTCTACAATGTAGAAATCGGCATTCACGAAGCTGAAAAAGCAAAAATAGAAGTGGGAATGGTTCACTCCGAGAACGATGGTGAAAATGGTAAAACCGAAGTTATAGGTAAGTCCATGGAAACCAACAAACCAGAAAAAGTGGAGATCAATTCCACCCTGGTGGCAGATGCTGCTGAACCAATTATTGTTAAACTGGTGGAAGCACTGGCCAAAGTACTGGAAAGAATGTCCCCTGAACTCATTTCCGGTGTCTACAACAAAACAGTAGTAGTAGGTGGAACTTCCCAACTCAAAGGACTTAAAGAACGTATTTACGAAGAAGTCGGTGTGCCAGTGGAGATCTCAGACGACCCCATGACTGTGGTTGCCAAAGGAACTGCAATTGTGGCTGCTGAACCACGTGCCCTGGAACCTGAAGTGCGTCTTAAAGCCATGAAATAA
- a CDS encoding dihydroneopterin aldolase family protein: MSDQKYFQNITTRERAIFEGAITMGALFHQFVGTPVSIDSAPSLEKAIEESLTLQPCINNVQVSINREMLEKADNEYEYLSLTGDMLDVRVSSQYQEVNTVVRMHYIEELQYPLMYVEEVD; the protein is encoded by the coding sequence ATGAGTGACCAAAAATATTTCCAGAATATCACCACACGTGAACGAGCCATATTTGAAGGGGCAATTACCATGGGGGCGCTTTTTCATCAGTTCGTGGGAACACCAGTAAGTATTGATAGTGCACCCTCCCTGGAAAAAGCCATTGAAGAATCTTTAACCTTACAACCATGCATTAATAATGTTCAAGTAAGTATTAACCGTGAAATGCTTGAAAAAGCGGATAATGAATATGAATACCTCTCTCTCACTGGAGATATGCTGGATGTACGTGTTTCATCCCAGTACCAGGAGGTGAATACAGTGGTACGCATGCACTACATTGAAGAGCTCCAGTATCCACTGATGTATGTGGAGGAAGTTGATTGA
- a CDS encoding class E sortase, giving the protein MKISTFFIIAGMVIISIYALVEVNYYSATQTISQQPGDNPYVIIPKIGVDEAINNKSVDYGIYHEPQSAKPASGTVVLFGHRTLHGSPFLKLDQLQPGDNVTLEWPGIGYVEYTIENSTIVPADYRLSVEQGNVLFLITCYPLGSTKERLMIKAKQGNIYPIKTARVPNQQQHYAIIIIIAFMIGGTILSYLYPVKEDKVIIFMVTIALTFFLVLGYFFPTPPNALEANISRVSDFLGLGF; this is encoded by the coding sequence ATGAAAATATCCACTTTTTTTATTATTGCCGGAATGGTTATCATTTCCATATACGCTCTGGTGGAAGTGAATTACTACTCTGCCACCCAAACCATCAGCCAGCAACCTGGGGATAACCCTTATGTTATTATCCCTAAAATTGGGGTTGATGAAGCCATAAACAATAAATCCGTGGATTATGGAATTTATCATGAGCCACAATCAGCCAAACCAGCCAGTGGTACTGTGGTTCTATTCGGGCACCGGACATTACATGGATCTCCCTTCCTCAAACTGGACCAGTTACAACCCGGTGATAATGTAACTCTGGAATGGCCCGGGATAGGTTATGTTGAATACACCATTGAAAACAGTACCATCGTACCGGCAGATTACCGATTATCCGTGGAACAGGGTAACGTACTATTTTTAATCACCTGTTATCCCCTGGGATCAACCAAGGAAAGGCTGATGATCAAGGCTAAACAGGGTAACATATATCCCATCAAAACAGCCCGAGTACCAAATCAACAGCAACACTATGCAATTATCATAATCATTGCTTTCATGATTGGAGGCACTATTTTAAGCTATTTATACCCGGTTAAAGAGGATAAAGTCATAATATTTATGGTGACAATAGCTTTAACCTTCTTCCTGGTGTTGGGTTATTTCTTCCCCACTCCACCAAATGCATTGGAAGCAAATATATCTAGAGTGAGTGATTTTTTAGGTTTAGGATTCTAG
- a CDS encoding 4Fe-4S dicluster domain-containing protein yields MITVNENLCKGCNICTEFCPRKVYKESGILNKKGVNVPVPEYEDKCTQCQLCAMLCPDQAIRVDEKVDDADEN; encoded by the coding sequence ATGATAACCGTTAATGAGAATCTGTGCAAAGGCTGCAACATCTGCACCGAGTTCTGCCCTCGTAAAGTTTACAAGGAATCCGGGATTCTTAACAAGAAGGGTGTGAATGTTCCAGTACCAGAATATGAGGACAAATGCACTCAATGCCAGTTATGTGCTATGCTCTGTCCTGATCAAGCAATAAGAGTAGACGAAAAAGTGGATGATGCGGATGAAAACTGA
- a CDS encoding archaetidylserine decarboxylase yields MFVKGTLKKAGILLTIAVLPFLFGYFIVSFVMFSVIAFIMQFFRDPNRKIPYNNGLIVAPADGKILKGKIDRVQTVHYEDPLMEYILRPGGRGILISTFMSPFDVHVNRAPISGRIVKTQHYPGKFKIAMRNVLTENEKNLIVIDSDYGKVGVIQIAGFVARRIVQYVEVGDQVKMGDRLGMIRFGSRVDLIIPFENTELMVTEGEKPTAGETIIAQMYK; encoded by the coding sequence ATGTTCGTCAAAGGAACCTTAAAAAAAGCAGGCATACTATTAACCATTGCGGTTTTACCATTTCTATTTGGCTATTTTATTGTAAGCTTTGTGATGTTCTCGGTGATAGCGTTCATAATGCAGTTTTTCAGGGACCCTAACCGGAAAATACCATATAATAATGGCCTAATTGTTGCTCCGGCTGATGGTAAAATCTTAAAGGGAAAAATCGATCGCGTACAGACAGTTCACTATGAAGACCCACTTATGGAATATATATTACGTCCTGGAGGGAGGGGCATTTTGATAAGTACTTTCATGTCTCCATTCGATGTCCATGTCAACCGAGCTCCAATCTCAGGGAGGATTGTGAAGACTCAACATTACCCGGGGAAATTTAAAATTGCCATGCGAAATGTACTTACAGAAAATGAAAAGAATTTAATAGTTATAGATTCAGATTATGGAAAAGTGGGTGTCATACAGATAGCCGGTTTCGTGGCCAGGCGCATAGTCCAGTATGTGGAAGTAGGTGACCAGGTGAAAATGGGGGACCGTCTGGGAATGATAAGATTTGGTTCCAGAGTTGATCTAATAATCCCCTTTGAAAACACAGAATTGATGGTCACTGAAGGTGAAAAACCAACTGCAGGGGAGACTATAATTGCCCAGATGTATAAATAA
- the rnhB gene encoding ribonuclease HII — translation MKIIGIDEAGRGSVLGPLVVSGVAVEEDRVKYLERLGLKDSKKISPKRRVALSRKIERIAECHTVNITAHDIDTLRSRDVNLNEIEKIAINRIIGDSNPSTCFIDSMDVKPERLTRELETMHSDLRVVAEHKADDRYPIVSAASIIAKVERDRAIQNIRKTYTNVGSGYPSDPKTIQFLKNLSQEPNGELPDFIRRSWATVERIIG, via the coding sequence ATGAAAATTATAGGAATAGACGAAGCAGGACGAGGATCTGTTTTAGGACCTTTAGTTGTTTCCGGTGTTGCAGTGGAAGAGGATCGGGTTAAATATCTGGAAAGACTCGGTTTAAAAGATTCCAAAAAGATTTCACCCAAAAGGAGAGTAGCTTTATCACGAAAGATAGAACGAATCGCCGAGTGCCATACCGTGAATATCACTGCCCATGATATAGACACACTACGATCCCGTGATGTTAATCTAAATGAGATTGAAAAAATTGCCATTAACCGTATAATTGGTGATTCTAATCCATCAACCTGTTTCATTGATTCTATGGATGTTAAACCGGAAAGATTGACCAGGGAACTGGAAACCATGCACTCTGACCTTAGGGTGGTAGCTGAACACAAGGCAGATGACCGTTACCCCATTGTCTCTGCTGCATCCATCATAGCCAAAGTGGAACGTGACCGGGCCATTCAGAATATCCGGAAAACATACACAAATGTAGGATCCGGTTATCCCAGTGATCCCAAAACCATCCAGTTTTTGAAAAACCTCTCTCAGGAACCAAATGGAGAACTGCCAGATTTCATACGTCGTTCATGGGCTACAGTTGAAAGAATAATTGGATGA
- a CDS encoding DUF515 domain-containing protein, with product MLDKILGKKDKNKKDAPDLRKEGKKADSDIGGRLKGMVSKATEKSKDKIGNNGKAGDGKLSNGDKKPRPMPKPRPMPRSTPKDKPTLKPPLKKPPQKKKGRFSGIGGAGFGKGAPDDDQRTLVGAAVFGIILIVLVGAGYYFLVFAPYQDAMAAAKQTKITEVNAYFKGPLALDPRKTSIRAEIDGATTPEMVLAVDVLGPATSGWREYQNQQIESKKDPYGRVMITYQAGGQKNLMMKTADAQKIVNEADAAVLANMEIKTPDTVAVPIIITRLQAAGGLINVGDSVDVYLTTTNTTATSTANNTTNQTTNQSVSTQSSASLSSPTISGATVLAILRAKDSGVIEANLEQSQSIAVNTLTMTNTRTQSTATSGSGLEDLLKAAASRTWNEAQVNSLLNAYGWRLSDFERASNLGDLDVKYMLVLEVPRENALFLMQNSPSLQLTVPTQNAPEWMITELKRIYGAG from the coding sequence ATGTTAGATAAGATCTTAGGAAAGAAGGATAAAAACAAAAAAGATGCTCCTGATCTGCGAAAAGAAGGTAAAAAAGCGGATTCGGATATCGGCGGGCGTCTAAAGGGTATGGTGTCCAAGGCCACTGAAAAATCCAAGGATAAAATAGGCAATAACGGTAAAGCAGGGGATGGCAAACTTTCAAATGGTGATAAAAAGCCCCGTCCAATGCCTAAACCCCGTCCAATGCCTCGCTCAACGCCTAAAGATAAACCAACCCTAAAGCCGCCATTGAAGAAACCACCTCAAAAGAAGAAAGGACGTTTCAGTGGTATTGGTGGGGCAGGTTTTGGAAAAGGAGCTCCTGATGATGATCAGAGAACCCTGGTTGGTGCTGCTGTTTTTGGAATTATATTAATTGTATTAGTTGGTGCTGGTTACTACTTTTTGGTTTTTGCACCATACCAAGATGCCATGGCCGCAGCCAAGCAAACCAAAATTACTGAGGTTAACGCATACTTTAAAGGACCTCTTGCATTAGATCCCAGGAAAACATCGATTCGTGCGGAAATTGATGGCGCTACAACGCCAGAAATGGTTCTAGCAGTGGATGTGTTAGGCCCAGCCACTTCCGGATGGAGAGAATATCAAAATCAACAGATAGAATCTAAAAAAGATCCCTACGGACGAGTAATGATCACCTATCAGGCTGGTGGGCAGAAAAATCTGATGATGAAAACTGCTGATGCTCAAAAGATAGTTAACGAGGCTGATGCAGCGGTACTGGCAAACATGGAAATCAAAACTCCCGATACTGTAGCGGTGCCCATAATAATTACCAGGCTTCAGGCTGCTGGAGGTTTGATCAATGTGGGTGACAGTGTGGATGTCTATCTCACCACCACTAACACTACAGCTACATCAACTGCCAACAACACAACTAACCAAACCACTAACCAGAGTGTATCTACTCAATCCAGTGCCAGTTTATCATCACCTACCATCAGTGGGGCAACGGTGCTGGCAATTTTAAGGGCTAAGGACAGTGGAGTTATTGAGGCGAACTTGGAACAATCACAATCAATTGCAGTCAACACACTGACCATGACCAACACCCGTACCCAGTCAACAGCCACATCAGGTAGTGGATTGGAAGATCTCTTAAAAGCAGCAGCATCCCGTACCTGGAATGAAGCACAGGTCAACAGTTTACTGAATGCTTATGGTTGGAGATTATCTGACTTTGAACGAGCCTCCAATCTAGGTGATTTGGATGTAAAATATATGTTGGTTCTGGAAGTACCACGTGAAAATGCACTATTCCTGATGCAAAATAGTCCAAGCTTACAACTAACAGTTCCAACCCAGAATGCTCCAGAATGGATGATAACGGAGCTTAAGAGGATATATGGGGCAGGATAA
- a CDS encoding 2-oxoacid:acceptor oxidoreductase subunit alpha, with protein sequence MKTEDYFIQGNEACARGGIKAGCRFFAGYPITPSTEIAEDMAVFLPREGGTFVQMEDEIAALGAVIGSVWSGMKSMTATSGPGFSLMQEHIGYAVMTETPLVIINMQRGSPSTGQPTMASQSDMMQARWGSHGDYEVIALSPSSVQECFDFTVEAFNLAEKYRVPVMVMSDEIVGHMREKISIPEKVNITPRQMPTQKPGKFLPFKAEADGTSPMPALGDGYKMHITGLTHDERGYPDASSPHDHSKLVKRLCDKILHHTDEIARIQTENVDDAEVVVISYGAPSRSALKAVRTAREQDIRAGFIKMDVVWPFPGKMIQDAVEGAKRVIVVEMNLGQIFYEIQRILPGIKVELAPKIGGEMHLPEEILDRIKSN encoded by the coding sequence ATGAAAACTGAGGATTATTTTATACAGGGCAATGAAGCATGTGCCAGGGGAGGAATTAAAGCCGGTTGTCGTTTTTTCGCTGGCTACCCCATTACACCATCTACAGAAATCGCCGAAGACATGGCGGTATTTCTACCCCGTGAGGGAGGAACATTCGTCCAGATGGAGGACGAAATAGCTGCTCTGGGTGCAGTCATTGGGTCAGTGTGGTCTGGAATGAAATCCATGACCGCCACATCAGGACCAGGTTTTTCCCTGATGCAAGAACACATCGGATACGCGGTAATGACCGAGACACCCCTGGTAATAATAAACATGCAGCGAGGATCTCCTTCCACCGGACAACCCACCATGGCCAGTCAGAGTGATATGATGCAGGCCCGCTGGGGATCCCACGGAGATTACGAAGTCATAGCCTTATCTCCATCATCAGTACAGGAATGTTTTGATTTCACAGTAGAAGCATTCAATCTGGCTGAGAAGTACCGGGTCCCGGTGATGGTTATGAGTGATGAAATAGTGGGTCATATGAGGGAAAAGATAAGCATACCAGAAAAGGTTAACATCACCCCACGGCAAATGCCCACCCAGAAGCCAGGAAAATTTCTACCATTCAAGGCTGAGGCTGATGGAACCAGTCCCATGCCTGCTTTGGGTGATGGCTACAAAATGCACATTACTGGACTTACCCATGATGAGAGAGGATACCCTGATGCTTCCAGTCCACATGATCATTCCAAACTGGTTAAACGTTTATGTGATAAGATCCTGCATCACACTGATGAAATAGCAAGGATTCAAACGGAAAACGTGGATGATGCAGAGGTAGTGGTCATTTCCTATGGTGCACCATCCCGTTCAGCCCTTAAAGCAGTTAGAACAGCCAGGGAACAGGATATACGGGCAGGGTTTATCAAAATGGACGTTGTTTGGCCTTTCCCTGGGAAAATGATTCAGGATGCTGTTGAAGGGGCTAAACGGGTAATTGTGGTGGAAATGAACCTGGGACAAATATTCTATGAGATTCAAAGAATCCTCCCTGGGATTAAGGTGGAATTAGCACCTAAGATTGGTGGTGAAATGCACCTTCCAGAAGAGATACTGGACCGAATAAAATCAAATTGA